The following coding sequences are from one Gossypium hirsutum isolate 1008001.06 chromosome A12, Gossypium_hirsutum_v2.1, whole genome shotgun sequence window:
- the LOC107914171 gene encoding AT-rich interactive domain-containing protein 1 isoform X1, with protein sequence MAGWSMRADGSSLDCAKTLEKLEPALVDLDPFSEGLFLKSEPDKIRFWFNKFLGLFLKEVCAQGCYRPLPPLLADGQPVDLFKLFLVVSENDGYNAVSKSGLWDLVAKESGFDLNVASSLKLVYVKYLVSLERWLEQFFQSEDSKIESNCSGHLMELGAELKGFLLESKKKVMEYSQVEESIVAGSDRGDKCVKGEESMRIDLTKRVLRYEEVENLQNDDDLKSTLVENLQNDDDLKSTVVDSECEKRFILIDVDDMPSDMAKSATNSMCNEDEDCVECKQYTDIVDDDDVMILDSNSIKENFSSHKRKRDSTWEMLNWVNEVAKDPCALVVGSLPESSKWTAYGSEELWKQVLLFREAAFGRKDDSSSAGQSNLQKNQKMHPFMYDDDNGKFGYNLRERLSCTRKVFFGKMTSKGQDRSQPSSSGNHSDLDGSTIGISKHLHGTCDTATPGSVFDYDVDIQVPIGPLFQVEVPEWTGVVSESDSKWLGTRVWPLEKKENRTFIELDRIGKGRPDSCGCHIQNSIQCVRFHVSQKRMKIKLELGSAFNKWNFDQMGEYVAIAWGEEEKSMFSSIIKSNSPSLDKSFWDEIYKYFRNKSREELVCYYYNAFLLQRRANQNRTTPSNINSDDEEPEEESESVSKGSKREAIKPYTSILISPKKSHKRTRYSS encoded by the exons ATGGCAGGGTGGTCTATGAGAGCTGATGGGTCTTCACTAGATTGCGCTAAAACCCTAGAAAAACTCGAGCCAGCTTTGGTCGATCTCGATCCCTTTTCTGAAGGATTGTTTTTGAAATCTGAACCTGATAAGATTAGGTTCTGGTTTAACAAGTTTCTTGGGTTGTTTTTAAAAGAGGTTTGTGCCCAAGGTTGCTATCGGCCTCTTCCTCCATTGCTTGCAGATGGGCAACCTGTGGATTTGTTTAAGCTTTTCTTGGTTGTAAGTGAGAATGATGGGTACAATGCTGTTTCAAAAAGTGGGTTATGGGATTTGGTTGCTAAAGAATCTGGGTTTGATTTAAATGTGGCTTCATCTCTTAAGTTAGTTTATGTTAAGTACTTAGTTTCATTAGAGAGATGGTTGGAACAATTTTTTCAAAGTGAAGACTCGAAGATTGAATCGAATTGTAGTGGTCATTTGATGGAGTTGGGAGCTGAGCTTAAAGGGTTTTTGTTGGAATCGAAGAAGAAAGTTATGGAATATTCACAAGTTGAGGAGAGTATAGTGGCAGGGTCAGATAGAGGAGATAAGTGCGTAAAAGGGGAGGAATCTATGCGTATCGATTTGACAAAGAGGGTTTTACGTTATGAGGAAGTTGAAAATTTGCAGAATGATGATGATCTAAAGAGTACGTTGGTTGAAAATTTGCAGAATGATGATGATCTAAAGAGTACGGTGGTTGATTCGGAGTGTGAAAAGAGGTTCATTTTAATCGATGTAGATGATATGCCTTCCGATATGGCGAAAAGTGCGACCAACTCAATGTGTAACGAGGATGAGGATTGTGTTGAATGTAAGCAATACACGGAtattgttgatgatgatgatgttatgATATTAGATTCAAACAGCATTAAGGAAAACTTTTCATCTCATAAGCGAAAACGGGATTCTACATGGGAAATGCTTAATTGGGTTAACGAGGTTGCAAAGGATCCTTGTGCTTTGGTGGTTGGTTCATTACCAGAGAGTTCAAAATGGACGGCTTATGGGAGTGAAGAACTTTGGAAGCAGGTTTTATTGTTTCGGGAAGCTGCCTTTGGCAGAAAGGATGATAGTTCAAGTGCTGGCCAGTCCAATTTGCAG AAAAATCAGAAGATGCATCCCTTCATGTATGATGACGATAATGGGAAATTCGGGTATAACCTTAGAGAGAGGCTGAGTTGCACAAGGAAGGTCTTTTTTGGGAAAATGACTTCAAAAGGACAGGATCGATCACAACCCTCCTCCTCAGGGAATCATAGTGATTTGGACGGTTCTACGATAGGGATCAGCAAGCATTTGCATGGAACTTGTGACACTGCAACCCCAGGGTCAGTGTTTGATTACGATGTCGACATTCAAGTTCCTATTGGCCCATTGTTTCAAGTTGAGGTACCAGAGTGGACAGGGGTAGTTTCAGAAAGTGATTCAAAATGGTTAGGGACTCGTGTTTGGCCattggaaaagaaagaaaacaggACTTTTATTGAACTTGATCGTATCGGGAAAGGAAGACCGGATTCATGTGGTTGCCATATTCAAAATTCTATACAATGTGTAAGGTTTCACGTTAGCcagaaaagaatgaaaatcaaGCTTGAGCTAGGTTCAGCTTTCAACAAATGGAATTTTGATCAGATGGGTGAGTATGTTGCTATTGCTTGGGGTGAAGAAGAAAAGAGCATGTTTTCATCTATCATAAAGTCAAATTCGCCGTCGTTAGACAAATCTTTCTGGGACGAGATCTACAAGTATTTCCGTAACAAAAGTAGGGAAGAACTTGTTTGTTACTATTACAATGCCTTCCTTTTGCAGCGTAGAGCAAACCAAAACCGGACCACTCCGAGCAACATTAATAGTGACGACGAGGAACCTGAAGAAGAATCAGAATCAGTCAGTAAAGGCAGTAAGCGTGAAGCAATTAAGCCATACACCTCTATCTTAATTTCTCCAAAGAAGTCACATAAGAGGACTAGATACTCTTCTTAA
- the LOC107914171 gene encoding AT-rich interactive domain-containing protein 1 isoform X2 has translation MRADGSSLDCAKTLEKLEPALVDLDPFSEGLFLKSEPDKIRFWFNKFLGLFLKEVCAQGCYRPLPPLLADGQPVDLFKLFLVVSENDGYNAVSKSGLWDLVAKESGFDLNVASSLKLVYVKYLVSLERWLEQFFQSEDSKIESNCSGHLMELGAELKGFLLESKKKVMEYSQVEESIVAGSDRGDKCVKGEESMRIDLTKRVLRYEEVENLQNDDDLKSTLVENLQNDDDLKSTVVDSECEKRFILIDVDDMPSDMAKSATNSMCNEDEDCVECKQYTDIVDDDDVMILDSNSIKENFSSHKRKRDSTWEMLNWVNEVAKDPCALVVGSLPESSKWTAYGSEELWKQVLLFREAAFGRKDDSSSAGQSNLQKNQKMHPFMYDDDNGKFGYNLRERLSCTRKVFFGKMTSKGQDRSQPSSSGNHSDLDGSTIGISKHLHGTCDTATPGSVFDYDVDIQVPIGPLFQVEVPEWTGVVSESDSKWLGTRVWPLEKKENRTFIELDRIGKGRPDSCGCHIQNSIQCVRFHVSQKRMKIKLELGSAFNKWNFDQMGEYVAIAWGEEEKSMFSSIIKSNSPSLDKSFWDEIYKYFRNKSREELVCYYYNAFLLQRRANQNRTTPSNINSDDEEPEEESESVSKGSKREAIKPYTSILISPKKSHKRTRYSS, from the exons ATGAGAGCTGATGGGTCTTCACTAGATTGCGCTAAAACCCTAGAAAAACTCGAGCCAGCTTTGGTCGATCTCGATCCCTTTTCTGAAGGATTGTTTTTGAAATCTGAACCTGATAAGATTAGGTTCTGGTTTAACAAGTTTCTTGGGTTGTTTTTAAAAGAGGTTTGTGCCCAAGGTTGCTATCGGCCTCTTCCTCCATTGCTTGCAGATGGGCAACCTGTGGATTTGTTTAAGCTTTTCTTGGTTGTAAGTGAGAATGATGGGTACAATGCTGTTTCAAAAAGTGGGTTATGGGATTTGGTTGCTAAAGAATCTGGGTTTGATTTAAATGTGGCTTCATCTCTTAAGTTAGTTTATGTTAAGTACTTAGTTTCATTAGAGAGATGGTTGGAACAATTTTTTCAAAGTGAAGACTCGAAGATTGAATCGAATTGTAGTGGTCATTTGATGGAGTTGGGAGCTGAGCTTAAAGGGTTTTTGTTGGAATCGAAGAAGAAAGTTATGGAATATTCACAAGTTGAGGAGAGTATAGTGGCAGGGTCAGATAGAGGAGATAAGTGCGTAAAAGGGGAGGAATCTATGCGTATCGATTTGACAAAGAGGGTTTTACGTTATGAGGAAGTTGAAAATTTGCAGAATGATGATGATCTAAAGAGTACGTTGGTTGAAAATTTGCAGAATGATGATGATCTAAAGAGTACGGTGGTTGATTCGGAGTGTGAAAAGAGGTTCATTTTAATCGATGTAGATGATATGCCTTCCGATATGGCGAAAAGTGCGACCAACTCAATGTGTAACGAGGATGAGGATTGTGTTGAATGTAAGCAATACACGGAtattgttgatgatgatgatgttatgATATTAGATTCAAACAGCATTAAGGAAAACTTTTCATCTCATAAGCGAAAACGGGATTCTACATGGGAAATGCTTAATTGGGTTAACGAGGTTGCAAAGGATCCTTGTGCTTTGGTGGTTGGTTCATTACCAGAGAGTTCAAAATGGACGGCTTATGGGAGTGAAGAACTTTGGAAGCAGGTTTTATTGTTTCGGGAAGCTGCCTTTGGCAGAAAGGATGATAGTTCAAGTGCTGGCCAGTCCAATTTGCAG AAAAATCAGAAGATGCATCCCTTCATGTATGATGACGATAATGGGAAATTCGGGTATAACCTTAGAGAGAGGCTGAGTTGCACAAGGAAGGTCTTTTTTGGGAAAATGACTTCAAAAGGACAGGATCGATCACAACCCTCCTCCTCAGGGAATCATAGTGATTTGGACGGTTCTACGATAGGGATCAGCAAGCATTTGCATGGAACTTGTGACACTGCAACCCCAGGGTCAGTGTTTGATTACGATGTCGACATTCAAGTTCCTATTGGCCCATTGTTTCAAGTTGAGGTACCAGAGTGGACAGGGGTAGTTTCAGAAAGTGATTCAAAATGGTTAGGGACTCGTGTTTGGCCattggaaaagaaagaaaacaggACTTTTATTGAACTTGATCGTATCGGGAAAGGAAGACCGGATTCATGTGGTTGCCATATTCAAAATTCTATACAATGTGTAAGGTTTCACGTTAGCcagaaaagaatgaaaatcaaGCTTGAGCTAGGTTCAGCTTTCAACAAATGGAATTTTGATCAGATGGGTGAGTATGTTGCTATTGCTTGGGGTGAAGAAGAAAAGAGCATGTTTTCATCTATCATAAAGTCAAATTCGCCGTCGTTAGACAAATCTTTCTGGGACGAGATCTACAAGTATTTCCGTAACAAAAGTAGGGAAGAACTTGTTTGTTACTATTACAATGCCTTCCTTTTGCAGCGTAGAGCAAACCAAAACCGGACCACTCCGAGCAACATTAATAGTGACGACGAGGAACCTGAAGAAGAATCAGAATCAGTCAGTAAAGGCAGTAAGCGTGAAGCAATTAAGCCATACACCTCTATCTTAATTTCTCCAAAGAAGTCACATAAGAGGACTAGATACTCTTCTTAA
- the LOC121210894 gene encoding protein VASCULAR ASSOCIATED DEATH 1, chloroplastic-like, which produces MFVLNFLIISSHRSDLFCTYAFMLNKLLCFTEFKCSSWCPHDKFGHVRDVSFQHPIKIYFGAKFDSCQEAQKFGIYRNSHLVIETSQGISDVPYGDYFRVEVQARPELP; this is translated from the exons ATGTTTGTGTTAAATTTTTTGATTATATCAAGTCATAGAAGTGATCTTTTTTGTACATATGCCTTTATGCTtaataaattgttatgttttaCAGAATTTAAGTGCTCTTCATGGTGCCCTCATGACAAATTTGGACATGTCCGTGATGTGTCATTTCAACatccaataaaaatttactttG gtgcaaaatttgatAGCTGCCAGGAGGCCCAGAAATTTGGAATTTACAGAAACAG TCACTTGGTTATAGAGACATCACAAGGGATCAGTGATGTACCATATGGAGATTATTTCCGTGTAGAGGTACAAGCTAGACCTGAGCTCCCTTGA